A region from the Polyangiaceae bacterium genome encodes:
- a CDS encoding ABC transporter permease has translation MLLAIAWRNLGRNRRRTLIAGAGIALGVGMCIASFGVMDGMGSDMVRSMTDVQLGHVQVHEPGFSSRPKLELAFGDAEALTRAAGETPGVEAVSPRVTSWALADSGKKSAGVQLVGVEPEREARLTRLDRRVSKGRYLPAAATPWPKARALTAADEKLDQQLTEAEEAAAEREIDGLGDAPDVSDVKERTQTLVVRVAPKPSTPPPLLLGDKLAKKLGVEPGSRLRLMTRDTGGDPVNVEFRVVGIVHTGDSALDAIRAVANLADVQRMLRLPDRAHELAIRLSDPKRAPEVAQALEARNEFHSLDVKTWKQLRPDVVAMVQTNSTLTALMVAIIFAVAAIGVADTIMMAVFERRRELGVLKAVGMRPASLVALITIETFLLALCASAVGVAVGVGLDLYLLRVGIPLTRLSDFSLAGASIPPVIHATLTPEGVVLPFAMMLVAALLAAVWPALAAARVEPVIAMQDR, from the coding sequence ATGCTGCTCGCCATCGCCTGGCGGAACCTGGGCCGCAATCGGCGTCGGACGCTGATCGCCGGGGCCGGCATCGCCCTGGGTGTCGGCATGTGCATCGCGAGCTTCGGCGTGATGGACGGCATGGGCAGCGACATGGTCCGCTCCATGACCGACGTGCAGCTCGGGCACGTGCAAGTACACGAGCCGGGGTTCTCGTCGCGACCCAAGCTCGAGCTCGCCTTCGGCGACGCAGAAGCGCTGACCCGCGCCGCAGGTGAGACTCCGGGCGTGGAGGCCGTGAGCCCGCGCGTCACGAGCTGGGCCCTGGCGGACAGCGGCAAGAAGTCCGCGGGCGTGCAGCTCGTGGGCGTGGAGCCCGAGCGCGAAGCCCGGCTGACCCGGCTCGACCGCCGCGTGAGCAAGGGCCGATATTTGCCGGCGGCGGCGACGCCGTGGCCCAAAGCGCGAGCGCTGACCGCTGCCGACGAGAAGCTCGATCAGCAGCTGACGGAGGCTGAGGAAGCGGCCGCCGAGCGCGAGATCGACGGACTCGGCGATGCCCCCGATGTTTCCGACGTGAAGGAGCGCACCCAAACGCTCGTCGTTCGCGTCGCGCCCAAGCCCAGCACTCCGCCGCCGCTGCTGTTGGGCGACAAGCTGGCCAAGAAGCTCGGCGTGGAGCCCGGCTCGCGGCTGCGATTGATGACTCGAGACACCGGCGGCGACCCGGTGAACGTCGAGTTTCGTGTGGTCGGCATCGTACACACCGGGGATTCCGCGCTGGATGCCATCCGAGCCGTGGCCAATCTGGCGGACGTTCAGCGCATGCTGAGGCTACCGGATCGCGCGCACGAGCTCGCGATCCGGCTCTCCGATCCGAAGCGCGCACCGGAGGTGGCGCAAGCCCTCGAGGCAAGGAACGAGTTTCACTCCCTCGACGTGAAAACGTGGAAGCAGCTGCGGCCCGACGTGGTGGCGATGGTGCAGACCAACAGCACGCTGACCGCGCTGATGGTGGCCATCATCTTCGCCGTCGCCGCCATCGGTGTGGCGGACACCATCATGATGGCGGTGTTCGAACGCCGGCGAGAGCTCGGCGTGTTGAAGGCGGTCGGGATGCGCCCGGCATCCCTGGTGGCATTGATCACGATAGAGACGTTTCTGCTGGCCTTGTGCGCGTCCGCGGTGGGCGTGGCAGTGGGCGTCGGCCTCGATCTCTACCTGCTGAGAGTCGGCATCCCCCTCACTCGCCTGAGCGACTTCAGCCTCGCCGGAGCATCGATCCCACCGGTGATCCACGCCACGCTGACGCCCGAGGGCGTGGTGCTCCCGTTCGCGATGATGCTGGTCGCAGCGCTCTTGGCCGCAGTGTGGCCCGCCCTCGCCGCCGCTCGCGTAGAGCCGGTGATCGCGATGCAGGACCGGTGA
- a CDS encoding outer membrane lipoprotein-sorting protein, producing MHRLTSFLIGLFALVAFSSPARAGEVDDLVHRADHVLRGKTTAALMKMRVHTKSFDRSYSMVYWADDHGSKNRALVKILGPARWRGHGTLKVGGRLSLYDPSADRVTVLSSSMLGDSWMGSHFTNDDLVKETDLEKDYRSTLEKTWTKGSARYYRVLLRPTPKAPVSWDRIVLTLYQDGDDVIPTRQEYFKKAKQTKPSRVMTFSDVKEMGGRRVPTKLLMRVTAKPGEYTELRYEKVKFDSKVPGEKFTEQALRK from the coding sequence ATGCATCGGCTCACTTCGTTCCTGATCGGATTGTTCGCCCTCGTCGCCTTCTCCAGTCCCGCCCGCGCCGGCGAGGTCGACGACCTCGTCCATCGCGCCGACCACGTGCTCCGCGGCAAGACCACCGCCGCGCTGATGAAGATGCGCGTGCACACCAAGAGCTTCGACCGCAGCTACAGCATGGTGTACTGGGCCGACGATCACGGCTCCAAGAACCGCGCTCTCGTGAAGATCCTGGGACCGGCGCGCTGGCGGGGGCACGGCACCCTCAAGGTGGGCGGACGCCTTTCCTTGTACGACCCGAGCGCGGATCGCGTGACGGTGCTCAGCAGCAGCATGTTGGGCGACAGCTGGATGGGGAGCCACTTCACCAACGACGACCTGGTGAAGGAGACGGATCTGGAGAAGGACTACCGCTCCACGCTCGAGAAGACCTGGACCAAGGGCTCTGCGCGCTATTACCGAGTGCTGCTGCGTCCAACGCCCAAAGCGCCGGTGTCGTGGGATCGCATCGTCCTCACGCTGTATCAGGATGGCGACGACGTCATCCCCACGCGCCAGGAGTACTTCAAGAAGGCAAAGCAGACGAAGCCATCACGGGTGATGACGTTCTCCGACGTGAAGGAAATGGGCGGGCGTCGCGTTCCCACCAAGCTCCTGATGCGCGTGACGGCCAAGCCGGGTGAGTACACCGAGCTTCGCTACGAAAAGGTCAAGTTCGACTCCAAGGTGCCCGGCGAAAAGTTCACCGAGCAGGCGCTCAGGAAGTAG
- a CDS encoding AraC family transcriptional regulator — protein sequence MAALFLAFAEQRGAPGDALLAGAGLSRAALADVDGRIPLVALYELIEASHAALGDPCLGLHFATSLRLEDLDALGFLMITSATFGAALERMFRYQRMWAEGERYEIHVDGDRVRVTYEQYGPPRLAHTQMVQMAFCDFVVNGTRFIPALEFDSVRFRHPKPAEVDEYERVFDVPIEFDSPYDEVRFPARLLELALPDANEALCTFFDRYTRDKLDRLPGDQSVVGRVRSLLRKLLPEGQVKVEHLAERMHMSPRTLQRRLGEEGTSLHAELDEVRRQQALYFLQAGVAISELSWLLGYSDSSAFHRAFKRWTSTSPEAWRSSHRALPG from the coding sequence ATGGCAGCGCTATTTCTGGCCTTTGCCGAGCAGCGAGGCGCGCCGGGGGACGCGCTCTTGGCCGGCGCCGGGCTCAGCCGCGCCGCCCTCGCGGACGTGGACGGCCGCATTCCCCTGGTCGCCCTCTACGAGCTCATCGAGGCGAGCCACGCCGCCCTCGGAGACCCGTGTTTGGGCCTGCATTTCGCAACCAGCCTGCGGCTCGAGGACCTGGATGCCCTGGGATTCCTGATGATCACCAGTGCCACCTTCGGCGCCGCTCTGGAGCGGATGTTTCGCTACCAACGCATGTGGGCCGAAGGCGAGCGCTACGAGATACACGTGGACGGCGACCGTGTGCGCGTCACCTACGAGCAGTATGGGCCGCCACGCCTCGCTCACACGCAGATGGTGCAGATGGCGTTCTGCGACTTCGTGGTGAACGGGACGCGCTTCATCCCCGCACTGGAGTTCGACAGCGTGCGCTTCCGGCACCCGAAGCCGGCGGAGGTGGACGAGTACGAGCGCGTCTTCGACGTGCCCATCGAGTTCGACTCGCCCTACGACGAAGTGCGTTTCCCTGCGCGCTTGTTGGAGCTGGCGCTGCCCGATGCGAACGAAGCCCTGTGCACGTTCTTCGACCGCTACACGCGCGACAAGCTGGATCGACTGCCGGGCGACCAGAGTGTCGTCGGCCGGGTGCGCTCGCTCTTGCGCAAGCTGCTCCCGGAAGGGCAGGTGAAGGTGGAGCACCTGGCGGAGCGCATGCACATGAGCCCGCGAACGCTGCAGCGCCGGCTGGGCGAAGAGGGCACTTCGCTCCATGCCGAGCTCGACGAAGTGCGGCGCCAACAAGCGCTCTATTTCCTGCAAGCCGGCGTGGCCATCTCCGAGCTCTCGTGGCTCCTCGGCTACTCCGATTCGAGCGCTTTCCATCGTGCATTCAAGCGTTGGACGAGCACTTCACCGGAAGCCTGGCGCAGCAGCCACCGCGCGCTTCCGGGTTGA
- a CDS encoding tetratricopeptide repeat protein → MPSRLLLKKALSALRGGDADTALRALTALLEAEPGAADAWLLRGTLKAKSDPTEAVEDLCRGVELGTSDTELLARAAALLLRLREWPAAETALSSVIAKTSGRARSAALRSLASVQMVLGRHHAGMASYREAIAEGASWAAAELVDHLIGDGDPELALDVIAEVGPTPSLAHHEARAAAAAEREEQARAAALVWAGSGEEPERTLQAAELLLVVGDFASAERLAADLPQSSARAKLLLAELASWRGQTQRARALAAGSGDAQRLLATVDVLEGKLDRAEAELNRVLERSPDDADALIWRGEVHRRRGRLDAAWDDLHRGIEKTHGYPVGAYVAFVQTNAQRSARGNLDEDLYRELFVLLAPVFRALGLSSSQPKSSREIADRLQRVLAAMHGNLGPHPTFVANDALESLRAPVHARFLARSLQERLRTRSADWVLEQLRGLADERPQESTIPCHVGEIELWLGNYDDAERAFLRALEVSRETRWAYVGLCAVELGRDRPRQAIEWCARGEKLVMPGRTQYAYRGEAHRRLGNSEAAYEDLTIALELTPSRISSWINAALLDGGRAALREAFTRLVAEAPGLAHDACQELGTERFRTVNDPDQTRSVLEHVLVMMRGNRSSAFVTYFTAQGEMRFVPRR, encoded by the coding sequence ATGCCGTCGCGGCTGCTCCTGAAAAAGGCCTTGTCGGCGTTGCGGGGCGGCGACGCGGACACGGCCCTGCGCGCGCTCACCGCGCTGCTGGAGGCGGAGCCCGGAGCGGCCGACGCCTGGCTGCTGCGCGGAACGCTGAAGGCGAAATCGGACCCCACGGAAGCCGTGGAAGATCTGTGTCGGGGCGTGGAGCTCGGCACCTCCGACACCGAGCTCTTGGCCCGCGCGGCCGCTCTCCTGCTGCGGTTGCGCGAATGGCCGGCGGCAGAGACGGCGCTCTCCAGCGTGATCGCCAAAACTTCCGGAAGGGCGCGCAGCGCGGCGTTGCGCTCGCTCGCGAGCGTGCAGATGGTGCTCGGTCGTCACCACGCGGGGATGGCGAGCTATCGTGAAGCGATCGCCGAAGGCGCATCGTGGGCGGCGGCGGAGCTCGTCGATCACCTGATCGGCGACGGCGACCCGGAGCTGGCCCTGGACGTCATCGCGGAGGTCGGACCGACTCCGAGCTTGGCTCATCACGAGGCGCGGGCCGCCGCCGCGGCAGAGCGTGAGGAGCAGGCGCGCGCCGCGGCGCTCGTGTGGGCCGGCTCGGGGGAAGAGCCCGAGCGCACGCTGCAGGCCGCCGAGCTGCTGCTGGTGGTGGGGGACTTCGCGTCCGCCGAACGCTTGGCGGCGGACCTCCCCCAGAGCAGCGCCCGGGCGAAGCTGCTCCTCGCCGAGCTCGCGAGCTGGCGTGGGCAGACGCAGCGAGCCCGCGCGCTGGCCGCGGGCAGCGGGGACGCGCAGCGCCTGCTGGCGACGGTCGACGTGCTCGAAGGGAAGCTCGATCGCGCCGAAGCCGAGCTGAATCGCGTTCTGGAGCGATCGCCGGATGACGCCGACGCGTTGATCTGGCGCGGCGAGGTCCACCGGCGCCGGGGGCGGCTGGACGCCGCCTGGGACGATCTGCACCGCGGGATCGAGAAGACGCACGGCTACCCCGTGGGCGCCTACGTCGCCTTCGTGCAGACCAACGCCCAACGCAGTGCTCGGGGAAATCTGGACGAAGACCTGTACCGCGAGCTGTTCGTGCTCTTGGCCCCCGTGTTCCGCGCCCTCGGCCTGTCTTCGAGCCAACCGAAATCCAGTCGCGAGATCGCCGACCGGCTGCAGCGCGTGCTCGCCGCGATGCACGGCAACCTGGGACCCCACCCGACGTTCGTGGCAAACGACGCGCTCGAGTCCCTTCGTGCTCCGGTGCACGCGCGCTTCTTGGCGCGCTCGCTGCAAGAGAGACTGCGGACGCGCAGCGCCGACTGGGTGCTCGAGCAGCTGCGAGGGCTGGCGGACGAACGCCCTCAGGAGTCCACCATCCCGTGTCACGTGGGTGAGATCGAGCTGTGGCTCGGCAACTACGACGACGCGGAGCGCGCGTTCCTGCGCGCGCTCGAGGTCTCGCGGGAGACGCGCTGGGCGTACGTGGGGCTGTGCGCCGTGGAGCTCGGCAGGGATCGACCACGGCAGGCCATCGAGTGGTGCGCGCGGGGCGAGAAGCTCGTGATGCCGGGGCGCACGCAGTACGCCTACCGCGGGGAAGCGCATCGCCGCCTGGGCAACTCCGAAGCCGCGTACGAGGATCTGACCATCGCTCTGGAGCTGACGCCGTCGCGCATCAGCTCCTGGATCAACGCTGCGCTCTTGGACGGCGGGCGCGCTGCGCTACGAGAGGCCTTCACGCGCCTCGTGGCCGAAGCGCCGGGCCTGGCTCACGACGCGTGCCAAGAGCTGGGGACCGAGCGATTTCGCACCGTCAACGACCCAGACCAGACTCGTAGCGTGCTCGAGCATGTCTTGGTGATGATGCGCGGGAACCGATCCAGCGCGTTCGTGACGTACTTCACCGCGCAGGGCGAGATGCGCTTCGTCCCCCGGCGCTGA
- a CDS encoding radical SAM protein: MPPRSDLARLRLEREIYARVVATMDYPEASVLVHDIAGSRSRRFTPSELRDRWHSAMERAPENGAFNVYIHVPYCKSICDFCNYKRLHVASRAGLDEFVASIEAEVRLFAPAFRGVKFGALFVGGGTPSVLSPSQLDRLFDTLFSELSFHSGAQKNFEFDPMVMTPERHQVLSRHGFSRFSFGIQSVDVGINRLHNRGAQTRSHIDAQFEMLKSHGADHTNVDFLLGLAGTEPEKMLAEIEEVMAQHAPAEISVYFLFPTQEYVDAHFDGDYAKFRAFLEPFERLVPTVLRELAEKYDYRIGGDGKHIVVLTSSAPRHTRGADPKLFYCDSPANAHAPLYVLGFGDSARSRIFGELLYHAQYDSPGSEERYVGVETTLDDEVFTYLSFLLRDGDVLDRSLFRRTFGVDPVDALARPLRKLSSLKVVTVTDSAVRFVAQSREERIRDLLFFLPKNRREALDGLLSRGPAHVAAG; this comes from the coding sequence ATGCCGCCGCGCTCGGACTTGGCCCGGCTGAGACTGGAACGGGAGATCTACGCTCGGGTGGTCGCGACGATGGACTATCCGGAAGCGAGCGTGCTGGTGCATGACATCGCGGGATCGCGGTCGCGAAGGTTCACGCCCTCCGAGCTCCGGGATCGCTGGCACAGCGCGATGGAGCGCGCGCCCGAGAACGGGGCATTCAACGTCTACATCCACGTTCCGTACTGCAAATCCATCTGCGATTTCTGCAACTACAAGCGGCTGCACGTGGCCTCTCGTGCGGGGCTCGACGAGTTCGTGGCGTCGATCGAGGCCGAGGTCCGGCTGTTCGCGCCCGCGTTTCGCGGCGTGAAGTTCGGCGCCCTGTTCGTGGGCGGCGGGACTCCCAGCGTGCTGTCGCCGAGCCAACTGGATCGGCTGTTCGACACGCTGTTCTCCGAGCTCTCGTTTCATTCCGGAGCGCAGAAGAACTTCGAGTTCGACCCCATGGTAATGACGCCGGAGCGCCACCAAGTGCTGTCCCGCCATGGATTTTCGCGGTTTTCCTTCGGGATTCAGAGCGTCGACGTCGGCATCAATCGCCTGCACAACCGCGGAGCCCAGACGCGCTCTCACATCGACGCTCAGTTCGAGATGCTGAAGAGCCACGGCGCCGACCACACCAACGTGGACTTCCTCTTGGGCCTCGCCGGGACGGAGCCGGAGAAGATGCTCGCGGAGATCGAGGAGGTCATGGCGCAACATGCACCCGCGGAGATCTCGGTGTACTTCCTGTTTCCCACGCAGGAGTACGTCGACGCACACTTCGACGGTGACTACGCGAAATTTCGTGCGTTCCTCGAGCCCTTCGAGCGCCTGGTTCCCACCGTGCTGCGAGAGCTCGCGGAGAAGTACGACTATCGCATCGGCGGGGACGGCAAGCACATCGTGGTGCTGACCAGCAGCGCGCCACGCCACACTCGCGGGGCCGACCCCAAGCTGTTCTACTGCGACTCACCCGCCAACGCCCACGCGCCGCTCTACGTGCTCGGCTTCGGGGATTCCGCTCGCTCCCGCATCTTCGGCGAGCTCCTGTATCACGCGCAGTACGACTCGCCGGGGTCGGAGGAACGCTACGTGGGCGTGGAAACGACGCTGGACGACGAGGTCTTCACGTATCTGTCCTTCCTGCTCCGCGACGGCGACGTGCTCGACCGCTCGCTCTTCCGACGGACCTTCGGCGTGGATCCCGTGGACGCCCTCGCGCGCCCGCTGCGCAAGCTCTCGAGCCTGAAGGTGGTCACGGTCACGGACTCCGCCGTTCGCTTCGTGGCCCAGAGCCGTGAGGAGCGCATTCGCGACCTCTTGTTCTTCTTGCCGAAGAACCGGCGCGAAGCCTTGGACGGTCTCCTGTCGCGAGGTCCGGCCCACGTGGCAGCGGGCTGA
- a CDS encoding glycosyltransferase family 39 protein, giving the protein MTRARDNNRADLWYAVALLVVALIPRLFVAIAWAREPVWDGHYYHFGAERIAQGLGYSEDVMVHGQLVWKPWCHYPVGYSALLGAVYRVFGAKLVVAPVVNAITGAVTAVVVYRLARHYLSPRRAKVAGALVALHPGLIVYSAAVMTEGLAALLLVAAPLALVAWRGKWRGVIGAGVLLGLATLVRPSSLLAAPLMALMMDAGAARKLAAGALATAVAVVMVTPWSLRNCAQMDGCAFVSTNGGWNLAIGALTQSGRFQTLRAADGCPIVTGQVQQDRCWAKVGRDAILAAPGHWLAMMPKKLGHTFDHESFAIEYLREADPDSWPEDRRVAGRQLLSLFHRLLMVAAALGVVARVRPRKTDLRAWLPQMAALVVVLALGVLGAADEQHPFFWLAVAIPLLAVVPLPARPRQGAVGRYLVGLIFVTVLTHAVFFGDDRYHLVVTPVLCLLAAAALRRPAPRPDMARRA; this is encoded by the coding sequence ATGACGCGAGCCCGAGACAACAACCGCGCGGACCTCTGGTACGCCGTCGCCCTGCTGGTCGTCGCGCTGATCCCGCGCCTATTCGTGGCCATCGCCTGGGCGCGGGAGCCGGTGTGGGACGGCCACTACTATCACTTCGGTGCCGAGCGCATCGCTCAGGGGCTCGGCTACTCGGAAGACGTGATGGTGCACGGCCAGCTGGTGTGGAAGCCGTGGTGTCACTATCCGGTGGGCTACAGCGCGCTGTTGGGCGCGGTGTACCGCGTTTTCGGGGCCAAGCTGGTGGTGGCGCCGGTGGTGAACGCCATCACCGGGGCCGTCACGGCGGTCGTCGTCTATCGCCTGGCGCGACACTATCTGTCGCCTCGTCGAGCGAAGGTCGCCGGAGCGTTGGTGGCGCTGCACCCCGGGCTCATCGTGTACTCCGCCGCCGTGATGACCGAGGGTCTCGCGGCGCTGCTGCTGGTCGCCGCGCCGCTCGCGCTGGTGGCGTGGCGGGGCAAGTGGCGGGGCGTGATCGGCGCCGGAGTGCTCTTGGGGCTCGCCACCCTGGTGCGCCCCTCGAGCTTGCTGGCAGCTCCCCTGATGGCCTTGATGATGGATGCTGGTGCGGCGCGGAAGCTCGCGGCCGGCGCCCTCGCGACGGCCGTCGCGGTCGTCATGGTCACGCCGTGGTCGCTGAGGAACTGCGCGCAGATGGACGGCTGCGCCTTCGTGTCGACCAATGGTGGCTGGAATCTCGCCATCGGCGCGCTCACCCAGAGCGGCCGATTTCAGACCCTGCGCGCCGCGGACGGCTGCCCCATCGTCACGGGCCAGGTGCAGCAAGATCGCTGTTGGGCGAAGGTCGGGCGAGACGCGATCTTGGCTGCCCCCGGCCACTGGCTCGCCATGATGCCGAAGAAGCTGGGCCACACCTTCGACCACGAGTCCTTCGCCATCGAGTACTTGCGCGAGGCGGATCCCGACTCCTGGCCGGAGGATCGCCGCGTCGCGGGGCGGCAGCTCCTGTCGCTGTTTCATCGCCTCTTGATGGTGGCGGCAGCGCTGGGCGTCGTCGCGCGCGTACGGCCGCGAAAGACGGACCTCAGAGCCTGGCTGCCGCAGATGGCGGCGCTCGTGGTAGTGCTCGCGCTGGGGGTCTTGGGCGCCGCGGACGAGCAGCACCCGTTCTTCTGGCTGGCCGTCGCGATCCCCCTGCTCGCCGTGGTGCCGCTGCCCGCGCGTCCGCGCCAAGGCGCCGTGGGGCGCTACCTGGTCGGGTTGATCTTCGTGACGGTGCTCACCCATGCCGTCTTCTTCGGCGACGACCGCTACCACCTGGTCGTCACTCCCGTACTGTGCCTGCTCGCCGCCGCCGCCCTGCGACGCCCGGCGCCCCGCCCGGACATGGCCCGCCGTGCGTGA
- a CDS encoding helix-turn-helix domain-containing protein translates to MAERDTLPPTSDRLATPPRHVRHVIAVGGGRGGVGKSVLTVNLGVYLAQLGRTVVVVDADPAGAELHTMLGIDLPEYKPTGEDGEEDLTPLPTPVPGLMLLPQLYSVGSTVPIRPGRKPRWARRLRQLDVDWVVLDLGAGTAPATLDLFLGADLGICVTAPEPPSVESTFRFIRAVFQRRIRRTLVKDRFKMRLVERAQSELPPLPAPQDLARAIGRYDVAAGELALQELARLSPLLVVNGVRLRTDSDLGPAMCDMAARYLGVGFEYVGHVEQDDSVWLGVVRRRPLLIDSPTSKSARNIERIARRILALATTREHGKLPDPISLVSSDPNLYDVLGTHRGATDEEVRRAYKRQRDLYQTGSLALTSLLTEEALRTEQARVEEAHETLLDPIRRRAYDISVFPDDGEDKPKRSEQTDAALEAERAMLRQELTREINAETEFTGRLLGKVRESQGIEIEEIAEHTKISSAHLRAIEAEDFKNLPALVYTRGFVQQVAKYLKLDQAQVSRTYLRRMRQWRADTGEA, encoded by the coding sequence ATGGCCGAGCGCGACACTCTGCCGCCCACTTCCGACCGGCTGGCGACGCCGCCTCGCCACGTGCGTCACGTGATCGCCGTCGGCGGCGGCCGCGGCGGCGTGGGCAAGAGCGTGCTCACCGTGAACCTCGGGGTGTACCTGGCGCAGCTCGGGCGCACGGTGGTGGTGGTGGACGCGGATCCGGCGGGGGCCGAGCTCCACACCATGCTCGGAATCGATCTACCCGAGTACAAGCCCACCGGAGAAGACGGCGAGGAGGACCTCACGCCGCTGCCCACTCCGGTCCCGGGGTTGATGCTCTTGCCGCAGCTCTACAGCGTCGGCTCCACGGTTCCCATCCGACCCGGGCGCAAGCCGCGTTGGGCCCGCCGCTTGCGCCAGCTCGACGTGGACTGGGTGGTGCTCGACTTGGGAGCCGGTACTGCGCCGGCCACGTTGGATCTGTTCTTGGGCGCGGATCTGGGGATCTGCGTCACGGCGCCGGAGCCGCCCAGCGTGGAGAGCACCTTTCGCTTCATCCGCGCGGTGTTCCAACGGCGCATCCGCCGCACCTTGGTGAAGGATCGTTTCAAGATGCGGCTGGTGGAGCGCGCCCAGAGCGAGCTTCCGCCGCTGCCCGCGCCCCAGGACCTCGCTCGCGCCATCGGCCGCTACGACGTCGCGGCCGGGGAGCTCGCGCTGCAGGAGCTGGCGCGCCTTTCCCCGCTCTTGGTCGTGAACGGCGTCCGGCTGCGGACCGACAGCGACCTGGGCCCTGCGATGTGCGACATGGCCGCTCGCTATCTGGGAGTGGGCTTCGAGTACGTGGGCCACGTGGAGCAGGACGACTCCGTGTGGCTCGGGGTGGTGCGGCGCCGGCCGCTGCTGATCGACAGCCCCACCAGCAAGAGCGCGAGAAACATCGAGCGGATCGCCCGTCGCATCCTGGCCCTGGCCACTACCCGGGAGCACGGCAAGCTGCCCGATCCCATCTCCTTGGTGTCGTCGGATCCGAACCTGTACGACGTGCTCGGCACCCACCGCGGAGCGACGGACGAAGAGGTCCGCCGTGCCTACAAGCGCCAGCGGGATCTGTACCAGACCGGCAGCCTGGCCCTCACCTCGCTGCTCACGGAAGAGGCGCTGCGCACCGAACAAGCGCGCGTGGAAGAGGCCCACGAGACGCTCCTCGATCCCATCCGACGCCGCGCCTACGACATCTCGGTCTTCCCGGACGACGGCGAGGACAAGCCCAAGCGCAGCGAGCAGACCGACGCCGCCCTGGAAGCCGAGCGCGCCATGCTGCGTCAAGAGCTCACGCGGGAGATCAACGCAGAGACGGAGTTCACCGGTCGCCTGCTGGGCAAGGTGCGCGAGTCCCAAGGCATCGAGATCGAGGAAATCGCCGAGCACACCAAGATCAGCTCGGCCCACCTGCGCGCCATCGAAGCCGAAGACTTCAAGAACCTCCCGGCGTTGGTCTACACCCGCGGTTTCGTGCAGCAGGTGGCCAAGTACCTGAAGCTGGATCAAGCGCAGGTGAGCCGGACCTACCTCCGCCGCATGCGGCAGTGGCGTGCCGACACGGGGGAGGCCTAA
- a CDS encoding thioredoxin domain-containing protein encodes MLLPWRAMGAVIAVSLLSLRLSTCRSPGEGGRGPGAGAEPTEIVELTGVDTKDLTAREKREWSSAVSELLAPCPDQPVSLAQCVKESRDCRSCAPAAEFLVRQVQKGRTRSQLDAAFKERFGKDQVKSINTDGSPAKGPDDAPVQIVEWADFECPFCGRTAPVLEELLEKYPNSIRLVYKNYPLSSHKYSEKAARAAVAAGRQGKFWEMHKALFELQPKQPELPVIRELAKGLGLDMKKFEEDLESEAVADAVSKDRKQADALGLEGTPLIYINGRHFDLDNFEIGEDLEKWVKLEIELKTGKKAVAKKPSPKKPAPSASGAPSASGAPIASGAPKAAASQ; translated from the coding sequence ATGTTGCTGCCCTGGAGAGCGATGGGGGCCGTGATCGCGGTCTCTCTTCTGAGCCTCAGGCTTTCGACCTGCCGCTCGCCCGGGGAAGGCGGCCGCGGGCCGGGAGCCGGCGCCGAGCCCACGGAGATCGTGGAGCTCACCGGCGTCGACACCAAGGATCTCACCGCGCGGGAGAAGCGCGAGTGGTCGAGCGCCGTCTCCGAGCTCCTGGCGCCGTGTCCCGACCAACCCGTGAGCTTGGCCCAGTGCGTGAAGGAATCTCGCGACTGTCGCTCCTGCGCGCCGGCCGCAGAGTTTCTGGTCCGCCAGGTCCAAAAGGGTCGCACGCGCTCCCAGCTGGATGCAGCGTTCAAGGAGCGCTTCGGCAAGGATCAGGTCAAGAGCATCAACACGGACGGGTCCCCCGCGAAGGGGCCGGACGACGCACCCGTGCAGATCGTGGAGTGGGCGGACTTCGAGTGTCCGTTCTGCGGACGTACCGCGCCCGTCCTGGAGGAGCTGCTCGAGAAGTACCCGAACAGCATTCGCCTCGTTTACAAGAACTACCCGCTCAGCAGCCACAAGTACTCGGAGAAGGCCGCGCGGGCGGCGGTCGCTGCAGGGCGCCAGGGCAAGTTCTGGGAGATGCACAAGGCGCTCTTCGAGCTGCAGCCCAAGCAACCGGAGCTGCCGGTGATTCGCGAGCTGGCCAAGGGCCTCGGCCTCGACATGAAGAAGTTCGAGGAAGACCTGGAGAGCGAAGCCGTAGCCGACGCCGTGTCCAAGGATCGCAAGCAGGCCGATGCCCTGGGGCTGGAAGGCACGCCGCTCATCTACATCAACGGACGCCACTTTGATCTGGACAACTTCGAGATCGGTGAGGACCTGGAGAAGTGGGTGAAGCTCGAGATCGAGCTCAAGACCGGCAAGAAGGCCGTCGCCAAGAAGCCGTCGCCCAAGAAGCCGGCACCCTCCGCCAGTGGCGCGCCCAGCGCCAGCGGCGCGCCCATCGCCAGCGGCGCTCCCAAGGCCGCTGCCAGCCAATGA